The segment ATCTTTTTTTCATTCATAAATAGTTGATTTTGTTTATTGCTTTACTTTATGGTATTACTTCACATTCGTGTAACTACTTTCAAAAGTAAAGTAATGAGTTTACTTTTACAACTCATTTTAAAACAGATCAGTATGTATAATACGTTAGAAGGCCAGATTGCATTGGTCACCGGTGGAACAAAAGGTATCGGAAAAGCAATTGTTGCTAAACTTAGTGATTTGGGTGCACAGGTTATTGTAACAGCACGCAGCGAACCCAAAGTGAAAGTCGGATCTCATTTCATTCAGGCAGATCATTCTCTGCCGGAAAGTGCAGAAATCATTGCCAGGGAAATACTTGAGAAGTATGGCAAAATAGACATTATTGTAAATAATGCAGGTGCAAACCTAAGCCCTGGAGGAGGGTATAATACACTGCTGGATGAACACTGGAACACTGAGTTTCAATTGAATTTGATGGCAGCTGTACGCATCAACAAAGCATTATTACCAACTATGATAGCCCAAAATAGTGGTGTGATTATTAATATCTCTACAGGTGCCGCCAAACAGCCCATCTGGGATTTGACTATGTCGTATTCGGCTGCAAAAGCAGCACTAAATGCGTACAGTAAAGCATTGGCAAGTGAGGTGGGTACAAAAGGAATACGTGTAAACGTGGTGGCTCCTGGGGTTGTTAAAACACCTTTGATGGAAGAGTTCATCGAAAATATAGCGAAAACGTCAAATATAACGGTAGATCAGGCTTATCAATCTATGATGGATAAAGTAGGCAATGTTCCATTAAGTAGAATGGCTGAACCCGAGGATATTGCCAACATAGTAGGATTTTTGGTTTCTTCGGATGCACACTATATTACGGGTGCCATTTACTCGGTAGATGGAGGTGCCTTACCTGTGATATAAAAACCGGGAATCTGGTTTTAATGGATGATTCAGGCAAATGGCTGGCAATCTCATGTTTGACTTCTTTTATGATTAACTTTTTAGTATAAACAAACCCGTTACTCATGAAAGAGAAAACCATTACGATTCGGGTATGTGGTTTAGAAGAGTTATATAACCAGACTCCTGCCTTTATATCGTATATAGAACTGGAAGCTGCGCTTCAGGAAGGATACAAAATCAAGCATATTACAGATGTAACTCCCAAAGGATCATTGTCAACATTGATTCGATATAATCTGGAAAAGTCATTTATTTGACTTAAGGGTACATCTGCTATTAAAATACCTTCTGTTGACAGATTAGTGTGAGTAAAATTGAAAGACAGAAGATACTGAATCCAGAAATTAAAATTTGATTAAGTGTAGTAACCTGCCTTGGTGAAAATTTATGCTATACATAAACTACGGCATTAGTATAAACAATTACGTTTATACGAGGCTAAGTTATTAAAGCACCTATGTAGTACGTAGGTGCTTTTGTATGTATGCAGAAAGAGCAGTTGGGATTATATAATGACTGGATCAGCCACATATACACAACTCATTTGATGGTATATTATACTATACATATTGCAGCAATATGATTCCAGCCTATCTTCGCTTCCTTCTTAAGCAACAAAATAAGTAGGTTTTCTTAGCGTTCCTTTGTTCCTATAGCTAGTATACATACATTTAAGAAACGAACGTACTACTCACTAGTAGAGAGTATGTTTATAGGTAGAAAAATGCAAAAGTTAACTGTTGGAGGTAATGGAGAATGGTTTATTTGTATTGGTAGCGGAAGATGATCTGGATGATGTAGAAGTACTGAAAATGATTTTTACACAATACTTTCCAGACTGGCATTGTCATTTTGTAACCAATGGGCAAAATGTCATCGACTTTTTAAAGGAGAGGTATGCGCAGGGGAAGCCTGTTTCTTTTGTATTGAGTGATATTAATATGCCTGTAAAAGATGGCATTACTACCCTGGCAGAACTACGTGCCACGATGGAGTATAAACAATTGCCTTTTATTGGTCTTTCAACGACCATTTTTCCCCCCATTTTAGACAGATTCATGCAATTGGGAGGAAATGCTTTTTTTCAAAAACCCGAATCAATGGATGACTATGTTCAGATCCTAAAGCAGATTTCGGAGAAAATTAATCAGGCCCAGAATTAATTGTTCTGGCAGGCTTAATTCAAATAGGTTTCATTGTCATTCATTTCACGGGTCAGTTTGGTAAACCCAATCACCTGGCCGTCTTCGTTATGCAGGGCCGTAATAAGTATGCTACCCCAAAAAATAGTACCATCCTTTTTCAGACGTCTGCCTATATGACGGGCACGGCCTTCTTTTATGGCTAGTTCAATAAGTTGTTCGGGTAAGCCGGCTTGCCTATCCTGAGGCATGTAAAATAGTCTGAAATTCTGGCCAATGATTTCGTCTTCTTTGTAGCCTTTAATCTTTTCAGCTCCTTTATTCCATGTCAAAATGGTCCCATCAAGATCCAGTAAGATAATTGCATAATCGAG is part of the Xanthocytophaga agilis genome and harbors:
- a CDS encoding SDR family oxidoreductase encodes the protein MYNTLEGQIALVTGGTKGIGKAIVAKLSDLGAQVIVTARSEPKVKVGSHFIQADHSLPESAEIIAREILEKYGKIDIIVNNAGANLSPGGGYNTLLDEHWNTEFQLNLMAAVRINKALLPTMIAQNSGVIINISTGAAKQPIWDLTMSYSAAKAALNAYSKALASEVGTKGIRVNVVAPGVVKTPLMEEFIENIAKTSNITVDQAYQSMMDKVGNVPLSRMAEPEDIANIVGFLVSSDAHYITGAIYSVDGGALPVI
- a CDS encoding response regulator, producing MENGLFVLVAEDDLDDVEVLKMIFTQYFPDWHCHFVTNGQNVIDFLKERYAQGKPVSFVLSDINMPVKDGITTLAELRATMEYKQLPFIGLSTTIFPPILDRFMQLGGNAFFQKPESMDDYVQILKQISEKINQAQN
- a CDS encoding PAS domain-containing protein — encoded protein: MDKTERLAMLHKKMIAEILDYAIILLDLDGTILTWNKGAEKIKGYKEDEIIGQNFRLFYMPQDRQAGLPEQLIELAIKEGRARHIGRRLKKDGTIFWGSILITALHNEDGQVIGFTKLTREMNDNETYLN